CGGCCATGAGTGAGATGGTTTCGAGACAGGATGCGATTAATGGTGCTTAAAGAAGGCAATGGACGGACTCCATCTTTTTCCATGAGTAGACGAATGGGATAAGCCCCGCAAGGGAGGCCGAGGTTATAGAGATAGAGTCTTTCTAAGATAACGATCTGTTCGATTTCCGTAGGGGTAAAAGTATGGTCGGACATAGGCGTTATGAATTGGGAATAAAATTAACCGGACCGGGGAAGGACCCCGATCCGGGATAAAGTAACCTAACCTTCCAAGTTTTTGACTTTGAGGACCATCTCAGGAGAGATGGTGCGTTTTTGATCGAACATGGCATAGGTTAGAGCGGCTTCGGTGACTGCGCCGATTTTTCTGGGGATGCCGAAGGAGACTTCATGAACGGCCAAAAGGGCCTGGTCGTTAAGGAGGGGTTCCTGGGCACCGGCGAGTTTGAGGTGATGGAGGACATAGTTTTTGGTTTCATCAGGAGAGAGGCCGGGCATATGGAAACGCATGGCGATTCTCTGGCTGAAAGGCTCCATGACGGCGAACTCCATGACCCTTCTAAGATCGGACTGACCGGAGAGGATGAGGATGAAAGGGTCGTAAGAGTCCATTTTGAAGTTGGTCAGGAGCCGGAGTTCTTCCAGGGGGCCGGTTTGAAGGAGATGGGCCTCATCGATGATCAGGAGGATGGTTTTACCGGACTGTTCTTTGGAGTCCAAAAGGGACAGTTGGATCTGATTGTAGATGGCGCTTTTGGATAACCTGGGAGTCAGACCGAGGAGTCGATTGATGTGATAAAGGAGATCGGCGCGGCTGAGGGTGGCCAAGGGGGTATAAAAGGGTTTGAAGAGGTTTTCATTGAGGGAATCGACAAAGCGTCTCATGGCCAGGGTTTTACCCACACCCGGATCACCGGTCAGAAGCAGGATACCCCCTCTTCGTTTGATGTATTCCAGACGGGCCAGGCATTCTCTTAAGGGTTCGGTCTCGAACATATCGGCGGGTTTGATATTTTTATCAAAGGGGAAGCGCTTGAGACCGAACCAGGCGAGGAGATCTTTCATGAGCGTACCCTCCCCTTATGGAAGGAGAGATGGGTAGGGACTGATTGGGGCCGGAAGGTGCGGGCGTTTTCTTTTTTATCCAGGAGTTTGATCCGGCCGACCCTGATTTCATTATCATAGAGGAAGAGTTCCTGGGGATCATCGACCGGGTGACGGAGTTCGATTTTTTGGCGGATATAAGCCGAAGGGACCTCATAGAGGGAGCCCTTGAAGCTGATGGTGGCATCATTATTGACGATGCGTTCGTGGCGGACGAGGAAGATCTCATCGAGTTCGGCTTTGGACAGCCGACGGATTTCAACTCTTGAAACGGAGGCATTATAGCGGTCGATAGGCCTATTGTCGATACCGGTATGGAGTTTATGATGGTAGTCATCCTGGAGCCAGACCCAAAAGGCTTGATTGAGATCATCGAGATGGAGATCGTCCTTTATGCCGGAAAGGAAACGATCCCGGATGGTGCGGAAGAACCTCTCGATTTTTCCGCGAGAAGGGCTATCATAGGGTTTGGAATGGATGAGGGAGATACCGGCCAGGGCGCAGCATTTGGCGAGTAGATCGGA
This is a stretch of genomic DNA from Deltaproteobacteria bacterium. It encodes these proteins:
- a CDS encoding AAA family ATPase, with translation MKDLLAWFGLKRFPFDKNIKPADMFETEPLRECLARLEYIKRRGGILLLTGDPGVGKTLAMRRFVDSLNENLFKPFYTPLATLSRADLLYHINRLLGLTPRLSKSAIYNQIQLSLLDSKEQSGKTILLIIDEAHLLQTGPLEELRLLTNFKMDSYDPFILILSGQSDLRRVMEFAVMEPFSQRIAMRFHMPGLSPDETKNYVLHHLKLAGAQEPLLNDQALLAVHEVSFGIPRKIGAVTEAALTYAMFDQKRTISPEMVLKVKNLEG